In Thermococcus gorgonarius, the genomic window GATAGCCTCGCCGTACTTCCTAGCCGATACACTCCACACGACCCACGGAAGGGCGATAGCCTTCGCTACCGGCGTTAAGGTCGGCCTTCCCGACAAGAAGGTCGTCGTCATAAGCGGCGACGGTGATTTAGCGGGAATAGGCGGGAACCACCTCATCCATGCAGCGAGGAGGAACATAGACATAACGGTCATCCTCGTTAACAACTTCATCTACGGCATGACTGGAGGCCAAGTCGCTCCGACGACTCCCTTCGGCGCTAAAACCACGACGACTCCCTACAGGAACATCGAGCATCCATTCCAGATAAGCGAAACAGTCGCAGCAGCGGGAGCAAGCTACGTTGCAAGATGGACAACTGCCCACGTCTATCAGCTCATAGAGAGCATAAAGAAGGCCCTTCAGGTTAAGGGCTTCTCCCTCGTCGAGGTTATTTCACAGTGCCCCGTCCAGTTTGGAAGGAGGAACAGGATGAAAGAACCTGCTGAAATGCTCCGCTGGTTCCTCAAGAACAGCGTGCCGATAAGCAAGGCGAAGAAGATGAAGCCGGAGGAGCTTGAGGGCAAGTTCGTCATCGGTGAGTTCGTCAACAGAGAGAGGCCGGAGTTCGTTACCGAGCTTAACAAGCTGATTGATGAAGTCCAGGAGCACTTCGGGCTTAAGGGGGAGTGAGAGATGCAGATTAGGTTCGCCGGTATAGGTGGCCAGGGCGTTGTTCTGGCTGGTGTGATTCTCGGAGAGGCCGCGGCCATAGAGGGTTTGAACGTTCTCCAGACCCAGGACTACAGCTCGGCCAGCAGAGGTGGTCATTCCATAGCTGACGTTATAATCTCAAACGAGCCGATTTACGATGTGATGGTCACGAAGGCGGACGTCCTCGTGGCCCTTGCCCAGCTCGGCTACGACACAGTTAAGGATTCCCTCAAGGAAGACGGTCTGCTCATCGTTGACACCGACCTAGTAAAGCCTGACAGAGACTACATAGGCGCACCATTCACGAGAATAGCTGAGGAGACAACTGGACTTGCCCTGACGGTAAACATGGTGGCCCTGGGCTACCTTGTGGCCAAAACGGGCGTCGTCAAGAAGGAGAACGTTGAGGAAGCGATTAGGAGGCGTGTTCCCAAGGGAACCGAGGAGATAAACATCAGGGCTTTTAGAGCCGGATTTGAGGAGGGATTGAAATGAGATACCCGTTTCCCGTTGGAAGGTCAGACTTCATCCAGGGTGATGAGGCTATAGCGAGGGCGGCCATTTTGGCCGGTTGCAGGTTTTACGCCGGCTATCCAATAACTCCTGCCAGCGAGATATTCGAGGCAATGGCCCTCTACATGCCTCTCGTCGATGGCGTGAGCATACAGATGGAGGACGAGATAGCGAGCATAGCCGCGATAATAGGTGCCTCCTGGGCAGGGGCGAAGGCAATGACCGCAACGAGCGGTCCGGGGTTTTCGCTAATGCAGGAGAACCTCGGCTATGCGGTAATGACGGAAACTCCGATAGTCGTCGTCAACATGATGCGCGGCGGCCCCTCGACGGGCCAGCCAACGTTCCCAGCTCAGGGGGACATAATGCAGGCCATCTGGGGGACCCACGGCGACCACATGCTGATCGTCCTCAGCCCCTCAACTGTTCAGGAGGCCTTCGATTTCACTATCAGGGCATTCAACCTTGCCGAGAAGTACAGAACGCCTGTGGTTATACTCGGCGATGCCGAGTTGGCCCACATGCGCGAGCGCGTTTACATCCCCAACCCAGATGAGATTGAAATCGTCAACAGAAAGCTTCCTGCCACTGAAGAGGAGGCCAAGCTTCCCTTCGGTGATCCTCACGGAGACGGCGTTCCACCGATGCCGATATTCGGAAAAGGTTACCGCACCTACGTGACAGGTCTGACCCACGATGAGTACGGCTACCCGAGGACAGTTGAGCCTGAAGTTCAGCAGAAGCTCATAGGGAGGATATACCGCAAGATACTCGACCACAAGGACGACATAATCGACTACGAGACCTTTGAGCTCGACGATGCCGAGATAGCGATAGTTACAACCGGCATAGTCTCGCGTTCCGCTATAAGGGCCGTCAAGATGCTCCGCGAGCGCGGCGTGAAAGCTGGCCTGCTGAAGCTCAACACGGTGTGGCCCTTTGATTTCGACATGATTGAAGAGATGGCCGAGCGTGTGAAGAAGATCTACGTTCCAGAGATGAACATGGGACAGCTCTACCACCTCGTCAAGGAAGGGGCCAACGGAAAGGCCGAGGTGGAGCTGATAAGCAAGATAGGCGGTGAGGTTCACACGCCGATGGAGATCGTTGAAAGGGTGGTGGGATGATGTACCTGAAGTCCGCTTACGAGATCCGCGACAAATATCTGAGGAAGGACATGCTCCCGACGATATTCTGTCCCGGCTGTGGGATAGGCTCGGTTTTGCAGTTCACGCTCAGGGCGATAGACGACCTCGGCCTCAACCAGGACGAGATAGTATGGGTCAGTGGAATAGGCTGTTCATCCCGCGTTCCCGGTTTTGTGAACTTCGACGGCCTACACACCACCCACGGGAGGGCTTTGGCCTTTGCGACCGGAATAAAGCTCACCAACCCCGACCTCAAGATAATCGCCTTCATGGGCGACGGCGATGCCGCCGCGATAGGCGGAAACCACTTAATCCACGCCATAAGGAGGAACCTCGACGTCACGGTTATTCTCATCAACAACTTCACCTACGGCATGACTGGCGGGCAGGTTGCTCCAACCACACTCAAAGGCTTGAAGGGAACGACTGCTCCCTACGGCCAGTTTGAGAACCCCTTCGACATCGCTCAGCTCGCAGTTGCCGCCGGGGCGAACTACGTGGCCAGGTGGACTGTCTTCAACTACCTCCAGGGCATCAACAGCATAAAGAAGGCCCTCCAGAAGGAAGGCTTCACTCTCGTGGAGTTCCTATCCCCGTGTCCAATAAGCTTTGGAAGGAGAAACAGGATGAAGACTTCGCCCGAGCTAATCCGCTGGTACCAGAAGATAACTGTTCCGCTCGCGAAGTCCAAGAAGATGAAGCCTGAAGAGCTTGAGGGCAAGATAGTCATAGGAGAGTTTGCTGACAGGGACAGGCCGGGCCTCGTGAGGGAATACAGGGAGTACATAAAGCGCGCCAAGAAGATGATGGGGTGGGAGCAATGAGGAAGGAAGTCCTCTTCAGCGGTTTCGGCGGTCAGGGTGTCATATTGGCGAGCGTCATCCTCGGAAGAGCCGCGGCCGTCTATGAAGGGCTTTATGCTGTCCAGACCCAGAGCTACGGGCCGGAGTCAAGGGGTGGAGCGAGCAGGGCTGAGGTAGTGATAAGCAACGAGCCTATAGATTATCCAAAAGTCATAGCTCCCGACTACGCGGTCTTCTTTTCTCAAGAGGCCTACAGCAAGTTCCTTCGCACCGTCAAAGAAGGGGCAACCGTAATAGTTGAGAAGGATCTCGTGCCGCACAGGGATTTCGAGTTCGAGAAGAAGCTCAACGTTATAGCCCTCCCCCTGACGGAGATAGCCGAAGAGACGACTGGCCTGAGCCTGACGATGAACATTCTGACCCTTGGAATACTGGTGGGCGTTACGGGAATAGTAAGCAAGGACGCGATAGAAAAGGCCGTCAGGGATGCCGTTCCACACGGCACGGAAGAGATAAACGTCAGGGCCCTCAAGAAAGGCTTTGAGCTGGCCGAAAAATTCAAACCCTGAGCTTTGATAGTTCTTCCATTAGCTCCTTCTCCTTCTTTCTGAGCTTTTCTATCTCGCTTTTGTAGAGGAGCCTCATCCTCTCGATGTGCTCTAAGGCCTCATCCTTGGTGACCTCCACGATTATATCCGAGAAGGCCCTGAATATCTTCCTTTCAGCCTTGCTGGAGCTTATGAGTCCTTCGGCGTAGTCCAGTTCTTTCATCTTAAGCTCAAGGGTCTGTCTAAGCTCTCTCACCTGTCTGAGCTGTAAGTTAAGTTCGTAGGCCTTTACCGCCTCCATTGGCCCACCCCCGTAAAAATAAATAGGGAGTGGTGGAGAATCACTCCTTCTTCTCTGGCTGGCTCTCCCTGAGCTCCTTGAGGAGCTCGTTGACCTTTCTGGTGTCCTCTTCAATCTTCCTCAGCAGGGCGAGGCGGAGCTCCATAAGGGTGTTTATCCTCTTTTCGATGTTCTCCCTGGCCTCGTCAACGGTCGTGTTTATGAGTATTCCGGCACCGACGTCCATTATGACGTCATCTGGCTTCTCTATCTTGCCCCTTATGGCTATGCCGCTTCCGAGCGGGATGTATATGGACTTGCCTTCGCCCTTCTCCTTAAGGTACCTGAGTGTGGCGTCAACTATCCTGAGGTCTGCTATGGTTGCGTCAATTGCTCCAATCTGCTCCCTGAGGTACTCGATTTCACCGAGGTAGCTCCTTATCTCGTCCTGAATCTGCTCGTGTGTCCTGACCTTCTTCTCCTCAGCCATCTCCACCACCCCCTACCTTTTTTCCTTACCCAATGTTATAATAACCTTTGGTGTTTAAAAGTTTTTTGCCCCCTAAACTAACGCGCGTTCCTGAGAGAGGTCCAAGAAACCCTTAAAAGAACCCCCAGAAAGTTGGTAGCATGAGGCCCGAAGACGAAAAGTTCATGCGCCTTGCCCTTGAGCTGGCAAAAGGGGGAGAAGGCTGGGTGAACCCGAACCCGATGGTCGGGGCGGTAATAGTCAAGGACGGCGAGATAATCGGCGTCGGCTGGCACCAGCGCTTCGGCGAGAAGCACGCGGAAGTCAACGCCATAGAGGACGCCAAGGCCAAAGGCCACGAGGTTAAAGGGGCTACTATGTACGTGACCCTCGAACCCTGCTCCCACTGGGGGAAGCAGCCTCCCTGCGCCGACAGAATAATCAAGGAGGGCTTTAAACGGGTCGTCGTTGCGATGAAGGACCCAAACCCCCTCGTGGCGGGAAGAGGGATAGAGAAGATGAGAAAAGCTGGAATAGAGGTGGAAGTCGGCCTCCTTGAGGATGAAGCAAAGAAGCTCAACGAGATCTTCATAAAGTACATAACGACCAAGATACCCTTTGTCTCGATCAAGCTCGCCTTAACCTTGGACGGCTTCATAGCAACCGAGAGCGGCTCTTCTCAGTGGATAACTGGCGAAAAGGCTCGCCAGAGGGTTCAAGAGCTGAGGAGGAGGCACATGGCGATAATGGTGGGTTCTGGGACTGTCTTAGCCGACAACCCGAGGCTCAACTGCAGGCTTGAGAACTGCCCGCCAAAGGTCAAGGTGATCCTCGACCGCTCCGGCAGGGTGGCGGAAGAGGTGCGGAAGGGACGGAAGTTCAGGCTCTTCGACGACGGCAGGGTGATCTTCTTCACGGACAGGCCGGAGAAGTTCGAGGGAATAGCGGAAGCCTACCCGATAACAGAGCCGGAAGAAATCCTGAGGAAGCTCGGCGAGCTGGGAATAGATAGCGTTCTGATAGAAGGCGGCAGAATAGCCTGTCAGTTTTTAAGCT contains:
- a CDS encoding 2-oxoacid:ferredoxin oxidoreductase subunit beta, with translation MAKEIYSKYPLIKYLRKEALPTALCPGCGGGTVLNAFANAVDQLKIDPRDLVVVSGIGCSAWIASPYFLADTLHTTHGRAIAFATGVKVGLPDKKVVVISGDGDLAGIGGNHLIHAARRNIDITVILVNNFIYGMTGGQVAPTTPFGAKTTTTPYRNIEHPFQISETVAAAGASYVARWTTAHVYQLIESIKKALQVKGFSLVEVISQCPVQFGRRNRMKEPAEMLRWFLKNSVPISKAKKMKPEELEGKFVIGEFVNRERPEFVTELNKLIDEVQEHFGLKGE
- a CDS encoding 2-oxoacid:ferredoxin oxidoreductase subunit gamma — translated: MQIRFAGIGGQGVVLAGVILGEAAAIEGLNVLQTQDYSSASRGGHSIADVIISNEPIYDVMVTKADVLVALAQLGYDTVKDSLKEDGLLIVDTDLVKPDRDYIGAPFTRIAEETTGLALTVNMVALGYLVAKTGVVKKENVEEAIRRRVPKGTEEINIRAFRAGFEEGLK
- a CDS encoding 2-oxoacid:acceptor oxidoreductase subunit alpha, with amino-acid sequence MRYPFPVGRSDFIQGDEAIARAAILAGCRFYAGYPITPASEIFEAMALYMPLVDGVSIQMEDEIASIAAIIGASWAGAKAMTATSGPGFSLMQENLGYAVMTETPIVVVNMMRGGPSTGQPTFPAQGDIMQAIWGTHGDHMLIVLSPSTVQEAFDFTIRAFNLAEKYRTPVVILGDAELAHMRERVYIPNPDEIEIVNRKLPATEEEAKLPFGDPHGDGVPPMPIFGKGYRTYVTGLTHDEYGYPRTVEPEVQQKLIGRIYRKILDHKDDIIDYETFELDDAEIAIVTTGIVSRSAIRAVKMLRERGVKAGLLKLNTVWPFDFDMIEEMAERVKKIYVPEMNMGQLYHLVKEGANGKAEVELISKIGGEVHTPMEIVERVVG
- a CDS encoding 2-oxoacid:ferredoxin oxidoreductase subunit beta, with the translated sequence MYLKSAYEIRDKYLRKDMLPTIFCPGCGIGSVLQFTLRAIDDLGLNQDEIVWVSGIGCSSRVPGFVNFDGLHTTHGRALAFATGIKLTNPDLKIIAFMGDGDAAAIGGNHLIHAIRRNLDVTVILINNFTYGMTGGQVAPTTLKGLKGTTAPYGQFENPFDIAQLAVAAGANYVARWTVFNYLQGINSIKKALQKEGFTLVEFLSPCPISFGRRNRMKTSPELIRWYQKITVPLAKSKKMKPEELEGKIVIGEFADRDRPGLVREYREYIKRAKKMMGWEQ
- a CDS encoding 2-oxoacid:ferredoxin oxidoreductase subunit gamma, whose protein sequence is MRKEVLFSGFGGQGVILASVILGRAAAVYEGLYAVQTQSYGPESRGGASRAEVVISNEPIDYPKVIAPDYAVFFSQEAYSKFLRTVKEGATVIVEKDLVPHRDFEFEKKLNVIALPLTEIAEETTGLSLTMNILTLGILVGVTGIVSKDAIEKAVRDAVPHGTEEINVRALKKGFELAEKFKP
- a CDS encoding prefoldin subunit, which codes for MEAVKAYELNLQLRQVRELRQTLELKMKELDYAEGLISSSKAERKIFRAFSDIIVEVTKDEALEHIERMRLLYKSEIEKLRKKEKELMEELSKLRV
- the pfdA gene encoding prefoldin subunit alpha — encoded protein: MAEEKKVRTHEQIQDEIRSYLGEIEYLREQIGAIDATIADLRIVDATLRYLKEKGEGKSIYIPLGSGIAIRGKIEKPDDVIMDVGAGILINTTVDEARENIEKRINTLMELRLALLRKIEEDTRKVNELLKELRESQPEKKE
- the ribD gene encoding bifunctional diaminohydroxyphosphoribosylaminopyrimidine deaminase/5-amino-6-(5-phosphoribosylamino)uracil reductase RibD — translated: MRPEDEKFMRLALELAKGGEGWVNPNPMVGAVIVKDGEIIGVGWHQRFGEKHAEVNAIEDAKAKGHEVKGATMYVTLEPCSHWGKQPPCADRIIKEGFKRVVVAMKDPNPLVAGRGIEKMRKAGIEVEVGLLEDEAKKLNEIFIKYITTKIPFVSIKLALTLDGFIATESGSSQWITGEKARQRVQELRRRHMAIMVGSGTVLADNPRLNCRLENCPPKVKVILDRSGRVAEEVRKGRKFRLFDDGRVIFFTDRPEKFEGIAEAYPITEPEEILRKLGELGIDSVLIEGGRIACQFLSYADKFYLFYGPKLFGNGIKPFECLNVEDANEAPVLRIDSIERLGESFLVTAYPGDGDVQRDS